One Yoonia sp. BS5-3 genomic window carries:
- a CDS encoding acetylornithine deacetylase/succinyl-diaminopimelate desuccinylase family protein translates to MANSRAMDILNDAITNRRDDLIGLTQDLIRIPTLNPPGDCYREICEYLERRLKRSGFETQLIRATGTPGDSDKYPRWNIVARRTGKMAGDCVHFNSHTDVVEVGSGWTKDPFGGELDDGKIYGRGACDMKGGLAASIIAAEAFIATHPDFSGAIEISGTADEESGGYGGVAYLAEQGYFDPKRVQHVIIPEPLNKDRVCLGHRGGWWAEIETFGEIAHGSMPFLGDCAVRHMGAVLNEFEDKLFPAMAARTTDMPVVPEGARSSTMNINSVHGGQPEQDEDYTGLPAHCVPDSCRIVIDRRFLAEENIEDVRGEVTALLDGLKAERAKFNYDLREINLVLPSMTDRDAPVVQTIAAQIESVLGKPAEFVASPGTYDQKHIDRIGKLKNCIAYGPGILELAHKPDEYVGVEDMLDSAKVMAGGLRDILLP, encoded by the coding sequence ATGGCCAATAGTCGGGCCATGGACATCCTGAATGACGCCATCACAAACCGGCGCGATGATCTGATTGGGCTGACCCAAGACCTGATCAGGATCCCCACGCTGAACCCGCCCGGGGACTGCTATCGCGAGATTTGCGAATATCTTGAAAGGCGGCTGAAACGCAGCGGCTTTGAAACGCAGCTGATCCGGGCCACCGGCACACCGGGGGACAGTGATAAATATCCTCGCTGGAACATTGTCGCGCGGCGGACTGGCAAAATGGCAGGCGATTGCGTGCATTTCAACAGCCATACGGATGTGGTTGAGGTCGGCAGCGGCTGGACCAAAGACCCGTTTGGCGGGGAACTGGACGACGGCAAGATCTACGGGCGCGGGGCCTGCGACATGAAAGGCGGGCTGGCCGCCTCAATCATCGCGGCAGAGGCCTTTATCGCAACGCACCCGGATTTCAGCGGGGCGATCGAAATATCCGGGACAGCCGACGAAGAATCGGGGGGCTATGGCGGCGTCGCCTATCTGGCCGAGCAGGGTTATTTCGACCCAAAACGGGTCCAACATGTGATCATCCCCGAACCTTTGAACAAAGACCGGGTGTGCCTTGGGCACCGGGGTGGCTGGTGGGCCGAGATCGAAACATTTGGTGAGATCGCCCATGGGTCCATGCCGTTTCTGGGCGATTGCGCGGTGCGGCATATGGGGGCGGTGCTGAACGAATTTGAAGATAAGCTCTTTCCGGCCATGGCAGCACGGACAACGGATATGCCCGTCGTACCCGAGGGGGCGCGGTCTTCGACGATGAACATCAATTCGGTGCATGGCGGCCAACCCGAACAGGACGAAGACTATACCGGCCTGCCGGCGCATTGCGTCCCCGATAGCTGCCGGATCGTGATCGACCGGCGCTTTCTGGCAGAAGAAAATATCGAAGATGTCCGGGGCGAGGTGACAGCCCTGCTCGACGGTCTCAAGGCCGAACGGGCCAAGTTCAACTACGACTTGCGCGAAATTAACCTGGTGCTGCCCAGCATGACAGACCGGGACGCGCCCGTGGTGCAAACCATCGCCGCGCAGATTGAGTCTGTCCTGGGCAAACCCGCCGAATTCGTCGCCTCACCCGGGACGTATGACCAAAAACACATCGACCGGATCGGCAAGCTGAAAAACTGCATTGCCTATGGGCCAGGGATTTTAGAACTGGCGCATAAACCCGACGAATATGTCGGGGTTGAAGACATGTTGGACAGCGCCAAGGTGATGGCTGGTGGGCTAAGGGATATTTTGTTGCCCTAG
- a CDS encoding Rrf2 family transcriptional regulator — protein MKRNSRLSLALHTLGHMAGNPGELRTSSDIADHAGTNPVVVRRVLGKLRNAGLLISEKGHAGGWRLARSPKDITLADVYLALDEQLVAGRADEDVPTCAVEHRLHRRVKSVMDEIEQSLIDRLSSTTIAEVQ, from the coding sequence ATGAAACGAAATTCGCGCTTGTCACTGGCCTTGCATACGCTTGGTCACATGGCAGGAAACCCCGGCGAGCTGCGGACCTCAAGCGACATCGCTGATCATGCGGGCACCAACCCCGTTGTTGTGCGCCGGGTCTTGGGAAAATTGCGCAATGCGGGGCTTTTGATTTCGGAAAAGGGGCATGCGGGCGGCTGGCGCCTGGCCCGTTCTCCGAAAGATATTACGCTGGCGGATGTCTATCTGGCGCTTGACGAACAGCTTGTGGCTGGCCGCGCCGATGAAGACGTCCCAACCTGCGCCGTTGAACACCGGCTGCACCGCAGGGTGAAGTCTGTGATGGATGAAATTGAGCAAAGCCTGATTGACCGCCTGTCATCCACAACGATCGCCGAGGTCCAGTAA
- a CDS encoding DUF6525 family protein, with amino-acid sequence MSGNLGATSLRRKRRASDPMRSYDALPTPLRHWLANAALPWSPSSARKLWKQAQARGLSTEDALSLLSQAEAKTLARDTQTKPNTIHPNH; translated from the coding sequence ATGAGCGGAAATCTCGGGGCCACATCATTGCGGCGCAAACGGCGCGCGTCCGATCCGATGCGCAGCTATGATGCTTTGCCAACACCGTTGCGGCATTGGCTGGCCAATGCAGCGCTGCCCTGGTCGCCAAGTTCGGCACGCAAGCTTTGGAAACAGGCACAGGCGCGCGGGCTCAGCACCGAAGACGCCCTTTCGCTTTTATCCCAGGCCGAGGCCAAGACACTCGCCCGCGACACCCAAACAAAACCAAATACGATCCATCCAAACCACTAA